The following proteins are co-located in the Trichormus variabilis 0441 genome:
- the devC gene encoding ABC transporter permease DevC, which produces MKRKIPLAWLQLSREKARMLVAIAGIAFADVLMFLQLGIREALFDGAVQLHNSLEGEIVLVSSRYKSLFSQQRFSQRRLYQAMGFTGVQSVSPIYVDPLPWKNPDNQETCNIYVIAFNPEEKVLNLAGVQENLTKLREPDTVLFDLGSRKEFGQIVPKFQTRGTFTTEINNRQIKTVGLFKLGTSFGINGNLITSDVNFFRLFNQRRQPGLIDLGLIKLEPGANINWVLANLKANLPDDINILTKQEFANQERSYWNSSTPVGFTFTLGAIIGFMVGAVIVYQILYSDVSDHLPEYATLKAIGFKNRYLLIIVFQEALILAAIGFIPGIAISQGLYMITRQATLLPIMMTLDRAVFIFMITTLMCSISASLAIRKLQAADPADIF; this is translated from the coding sequence ATGAAAAGAAAAATTCCTTTAGCATGGTTGCAATTATCGCGGGAAAAGGCACGGATGTTAGTAGCGATCGCCGGTATTGCTTTTGCAGATGTGCTGATGTTTTTACAACTTGGTATCCGCGAGGCTTTGTTTGATGGTGCTGTGCAACTACACAACAGCTTGGAAGGTGAGATTGTGCTGGTGAGTAGTCGTTACAAATCCTTATTTTCACAGCAGCGTTTTTCCCAACGCAGACTTTATCAAGCAATGGGTTTTACTGGCGTGCAATCAGTCAGTCCCATCTATGTCGATCCTCTTCCTTGGAAAAACCCTGACAATCAAGAAACTTGTAATATTTATGTTATTGCTTTTAATCCTGAAGAAAAAGTACTTAATTTAGCTGGTGTACAAGAGAATTTAACTAAATTAAGAGAACCTGATACTGTGCTGTTTGATTTAGGTTCTCGCAAAGAATTTGGTCAAATTGTTCCCAAATTTCAAACTCGTGGCACTTTCACCACAGAAATTAATAATCGTCAAATTAAAACTGTTGGCTTATTTAAATTAGGAACTTCCTTTGGCATTAATGGCAACCTCATCACTAGCGATGTGAATTTTTTTCGCCTCTTTAATCAAAGACGGCAACCAGGACTAATTGACTTAGGTTTGATTAAGTTAGAACCAGGAGCAAATATAAATTGGGTATTAGCTAACTTAAAAGCTAATCTTCCTGATGATATAAATATTTTAACAAAACAAGAGTTTGCCAACCAAGAAAGAAGCTATTGGAACAGTAGCACACCCGTAGGTTTTACATTTACGTTAGGTGCAATAATTGGCTTCATGGTAGGTGCAGTTATTGTTTATCAAATTCTCTATAGTGATGTTTCTGATCACCTACCAGAATACGCAACATTAAAAGCTATAGGCTTCAAAAATCGCTACTTACTCATAATTGTTTTTCAAGAAGCTTTGATTTTAGCCGCTATTGGCTTTATTCCTGGCATTGCCATTTCCCAAGGTTTGTATATGATTACGCGCCAAGCAACACTCCTCCCCATCATGATGACACTAGATCGGGCAGTATTTATATTTATGATCACAACTTTGATGTGTTCAATTTCTGCCTCACTAGCCATCAGAAAATTACAAGCTGCTGATCCGGCTGATATTTTCTAA
- a CDS encoding DevA family ABC transporter ATP-binding protein, which translates to MLPAIAISHLNHYYGEGSLKKQILFDINLTIQPGEIVIMTGPSGSGKTTLLTLIGSLRSVQSGSLEILGKELSGATKNEMVEVRRNIGYIFQAHNLLGFLTAQQNVQMPFEMNQSISFRAATTKAAEMLTTVGLGEKLNYYPDDLSGGQKQRVAIARALVHHPKLVLADEPTAALDSKSGRDVVNLMQKLAKEQGCTILLVTHDNRILDIADRIIHMEDGYLHQN; encoded by the coding sequence ATGTTACCTGCCATTGCTATTTCTCATCTCAATCATTATTATGGTGAAGGTTCACTCAAAAAGCAGATACTTTTTGATATCAATTTAACAATTCAACCAGGGGAAATTGTCATCATGACTGGCCCCTCTGGTTCAGGGAAAACTACTCTACTCACACTCATTGGTAGTTTGCGTTCTGTACAATCAGGAAGCCTGGAAATATTAGGTAAAGAGCTATCTGGTGCTACTAAAAATGAAATGGTAGAAGTGCGGCGTAACATTGGTTATATATTTCAAGCCCATAACCTTCTGGGATTTCTCACAGCCCAACAGAATGTACAAATGCCATTTGAAATGAACCAGAGTATTTCCTTTCGTGCAGCAACCACAAAAGCAGCAGAAATGCTAACAACTGTAGGTTTAGGAGAAAAACTCAATTATTATCCAGATGATCTCTCAGGTGGGCAAAAACAAAGAGTAGCGATCGCGCGTGCTTTAGTACATCACCCTAAACTAGTATTAGCCGATGAACCCACAGCCGCTTTAGATAGTAAATCCGGGCGAGATGTCGTCAATTTAATGCAGAAATTAGCTAAAGAACAGGGTTGCACAATCTTGCTAGTCACTCATGATAATCGCATTTT